In a genomic window of candidate division WOR-3 bacterium:
- the sprA gene encoding cell surface protein SprA, giving the protein MSRPIRVFLILFNGAIAYSLLEQPQIVPRVDYSMGVVFLEKWQNNTYLGIDKIVPIDQYLEYSIKNAVVTAWQKQAQLTMQQRELAAEPSGLIPDIQLPKLPLLGEGSRIDISGSDRITLGGSQTVIKGATQTFSGQNLFPELKLEQQLAVNVNGTIGERTKITLDHNSEREEQQNKIKLQYTGTEDDIVQSVELGDTRLYIPGSIYTGDLPAHQGLFGISARGKFAGADIYAVASQEGSQSQSQNFTGRRRITVDTIWDTDFVQRRFYRLPGVDSSERLTGLRVYIDDKNSGNNQATTKAIATVFPDNPDSVVSNPSWWSYDRTGGDFDLKVPGVDYVLQPGNILEFISSIERNYVIGVVIYKENDTIGGQTLRDSLVLCLIKPEVTDSLSRAWDLQLRNCYQLRQSDVKLDTIRLYRYNPEGQHYDYENSRESPFFGKPFLQILGLDPDGDGRLDYPVFESKSGLIKFPMEHPFAYELLSVKDSIIYRVDPDFLPPGAGRKYFMVVSYYTLTETYYLGQTDILEGSERVTVNGQVKTRGTDYSIDYKTGILTFLKPLPPDADIQVNFEYQPWFSITQKSLVGTRVEGTFLQNGKIGTSFFYRNEGIREEKPQLGSEPFQRMIAEGDISYGASSDAVTAFLDRLPLLWTQTPSRFEIKTEGAISMPNPNTRGVAYLDDFEGTVISRDVSNTAMLWSFASVPVTKDTENFATAPLKWFTPREKVRKDSVFGPDIGDEGRETRDILKLVFTPDNDVSWAGIMQAPAGQLGMNFTEIENLEMILRSRKGNGNVHITVGMAIDEDAPRRSRDGTIKGYNGYLDTEDRNGNGVLDEWEDTGLDTIFGEDSLWNQGSNDEGNDDYDPLENQSGTEGNRRLDAEDIDRNGFSRYNHYFEYTISLEETKYSTPLFNGWRLYRLPLRDSTIYSKVGNPKWEDIRIVRIWLDGFSSTDTIELFSLQFLGTKWRNPRISDITPSNSAPLDTNEKIWVSQVSKKTDTSYSSPFELKRDVTGIIETEASLLLGYRNLHSNRQAWVVKTTTSGEDYRDYQDLRFFVHDDGNELECFIRLGSDSINYYEFRAPITSGRRIPGRDGKWFEFVIPLDSFPKLKVFRESLHIRPESIYSVRYQDYVFSVRGNPVLSNIIWNALGIANRQQRQVSGGIWFDDMRLTAPRKEPGYGLTAQTTVQLGDFVALGLRWNYSDPNFRRFSEARGVRTGGYSQNLGADIRLNLDRILPRQWGISIPVTYNRTRQTSLPKYSPIWPDLRLTGVQQESRSSASHSQEIVLGNFVKQKSGNKILNYTIEAMNFSWRRRWAGNHNYPYYDSSNYTGWQWGYGIRPELKIPLGGDKELYPLPREIRLGVNSGARTDIRSDTIRADTARGKGVSSNFDISFSPVEDLSIDYGWDSERDLLVSAQDTALFLRLGTEASRSENFGVAYEIEIGDVLTPSIEFDGEFNQERPKTGSRYADYRNLTNSGELTIGTAFDVAEISERLESRESKGRPAMQSQIRSPQMRGTRRGIDTSGDSIASQVITDSTSTTADSGSTTKSSVSSINIAKFLRGITKYFEPVEINYSISRSSDYLGIQQVAPWRYRLGFSDTIPLDSLTGRVNRTRDLNNSLRFSGGIGFREFSARVGYDLTRSRTRAILGAHADQNIVWPQVELNLGKVHNLFKTLATDSRLTSNYRRVSSMRAELLPVATGGETLAVFGRGETRTADFNPLISWQTTWKKRVSSNIAFNYSRSLAITYLTPSGIGRSEIDTRNQGINGSLSYAFSAPQGLKIPFLRNVRFSQDVSLTWQFRYGQTIRQQSVWNEAGEVNTVPQQRDNTASTSLGASYRFSRTIEAGLNTGYSYSKGITGISNERVDLNMWVLFKF; this is encoded by the coding sequence CAAAAACGCTGTGGTTACTGCCTGGCAGAAGCAGGCACAGCTAACAATGCAACAGCGGGAACTGGCAGCCGAACCTTCAGGTCTGATTCCTGATATCCAGTTGCCCAAGCTGCCACTTTTGGGCGAAGGTTCGAGAATTGACATCTCGGGAAGTGATCGAATTACTCTGGGGGGCAGCCAGACAGTAATCAAGGGCGCAACGCAGACATTCAGCGGTCAGAATTTATTTCCGGAACTGAAACTGGAGCAGCAGCTTGCAGTTAATGTAAACGGGACAATCGGAGAACGAACTAAAATCACCTTGGATCATAATTCTGAACGCGAAGAACAGCAGAATAAAATAAAGCTTCAATACACAGGAACCGAGGACGATATTGTTCAATCTGTAGAGCTTGGTGATACCCGTCTATATATCCCGGGATCAATTTATACCGGTGACCTTCCTGCGCATCAGGGTTTGTTTGGAATATCAGCACGAGGTAAATTTGCAGGTGCGGATATTTACGCTGTTGCGTCACAGGAGGGTTCTCAGAGCCAAAGCCAGAATTTTACAGGGCGGCGCCGTATTACTGTTGATACTATCTGGGATACGGATTTCGTACAGCGGCGATTTTACCGATTGCCCGGTGTTGACAGTTCTGAGCGGTTAACCGGGTTAAGAGTTTATATCGATGATAAAAACTCGGGTAACAACCAGGCAACAACCAAGGCGATTGCGACTGTTTTCCCCGATAATCCGGATTCAGTGGTATCGAATCCCAGTTGGTGGAGTTACGATCGTACCGGCGGTGATTTTGACCTAAAAGTTCCGGGGGTTGATTATGTCTTGCAGCCCGGCAACATCCTTGAGTTTATATCATCAATAGAACGGAATTATGTCATAGGGGTGGTAATCTATAAGGAGAACGATACAATCGGTGGGCAGACGCTTCGCGATTCTCTGGTTCTGTGTTTAATTAAGCCTGAAGTTACTGATTCTCTTTCTCGGGCTTGGGACCTGCAACTGCGCAACTGCTATCAATTAAGGCAGAGTGACGTAAAGTTAGATACGATCAGGCTGTACCGGTACAATCCCGAAGGACAGCATTATGACTATGAAAATAGCCGAGAGAGTCCTTTTTTTGGCAAGCCATTTTTGCAAATTTTAGGACTTGATCCGGATGGCGACGGTCGGCTGGATTACCCGGTATTTGAAAGCAAATCGGGTTTAATCAAATTCCCAATGGAGCACCCGTTTGCCTATGAATTACTCTCGGTTAAAGATTCAATAATTTATCGGGTTGATCCGGATTTTCTGCCTCCTGGTGCGGGCAGAAAATATTTCATGGTAGTTTCCTACTACACGCTTACTGAAACTTACTATTTGGGGCAGACCGATATATTAGAAGGTTCGGAAAGAGTGACGGTAAACGGTCAGGTGAAAACTCGAGGTACAGATTACAGCATTGACTACAAAACAGGAATACTTACCTTTTTAAAACCCCTACCACCGGATGCCGATATCCAGGTGAATTTTGAATACCAGCCTTGGTTTTCGATCACTCAAAAATCGCTTGTCGGAACCAGAGTCGAGGGAACATTTCTTCAGAATGGGAAAATCGGCACGAGCTTTTTTTACCGCAATGAGGGTATCCGCGAAGAAAAACCGCAGCTGGGTTCAGAACCTTTTCAAAGGATGATTGCTGAAGGAGATATTTCCTATGGAGCAAGTTCGGATGCGGTAACGGCATTTCTGGACCGACTGCCTTTGCTTTGGACACAAACTCCGTCCCGCTTTGAGATTAAAACTGAGGGGGCAATTTCTATGCCTAATCCCAATACCCGCGGTGTTGCCTATCTTGATGATTTCGAAGGCACGGTTATATCGCGTGATGTTTCCAATACCGCAATGCTCTGGTCGTTTGCCTCCGTCCCGGTTACTAAAGATACGGAGAACTTTGCTACGGCACCATTGAAATGGTTTACGCCCAGAGAGAAAGTAAGAAAGGACAGTGTTTTCGGCCCTGATATCGGTGATGAAGGAAGGGAGACGCGTGATATTTTAAAACTGGTGTTTACGCCTGACAATGATGTATCATGGGCAGGTATCATGCAGGCGCCAGCAGGGCAACTGGGAATGAACTTTACTGAAATTGAGAACCTGGAAATGATTCTCCGATCACGCAAGGGGAATGGGAATGTTCATATTACTGTTGGAATGGCAATTGATGAGGATGCGCCACGCCGTTCCCGGGATGGAACAATCAAGGGATATAATGGTTACTTAGATACCGAGGATCGCAACGGAAATGGAGTGCTTGATGAATGGGAAGATACCGGTTTAGATACAATATTTGGTGAAGATTCGCTCTGGAATCAGGGGTCAAATGATGAAGGCAACGATGATTACGATCCGCTGGAGAATCAGAGTGGCACCGAGGGCAACCGCCGGCTCGATGCCGAGGATATCGATCGCAATGGTTTTTCCCGGTATAATCATTATTTTGAATACACAATCTCCTTAGAAGAAACAAAATACTCTACACCGTTATTTAATGGATGGCGACTGTATCGACTGCCCCTGCGGGACAGCACAATTTATTCCAAGGTAGGCAATCCCAAATGGGAAGATATCAGAATTGTGCGAATATGGCTCGATGGGTTCAGCAGTACCGATACTATTGAATTATTCAGTCTGCAATTTTTAGGTACAAAATGGCGGAACCCGAGAATCAGCGATATTACGCCCAGCAATTCCGCACCACTTGATACCAATGAAAAGATCTGGGTGTCCCAGGTTTCCAAGAAGACAGATACCAGCTATAGTTCGCCTTTTGAACTTAAGCGGGATGTTACCGGAATTATTGAAACTGAGGCATCACTGCTGCTGGGTTATCGCAATCTGCATTCCAACCGCCAAGCGTGGGTGGTAAAGACAACAACCAGTGGTGAGGACTACCGTGATTACCAGGACTTGCGTTTCTTTGTTCACGATGATGGGAACGAACTTGAATGTTTTATCCGCCTCGGTTCTGATTCAATAAATTACTACGAATTCCGGGCACCGATCACTTCAGGTAGAAGAATACCGGGACGAGATGGCAAATGGTTTGAGTTTGTAATTCCACTGGATTCTTTTCCCAAACTCAAGGTTTTCAGAGAATCACTTCATATCCGCCCGGAATCAATCTATTCGGTCCGGTATCAGGATTACGTATTTTCAGTGCGGGGAAACCCGGTTCTGTCAAATATTATTTGGAATGCGCTGGGTATTGCCAATCGGCAGCAGAGGCAGGTAAGTGGAGGGATCTGGTTTGATGATATGCGACTGACGGCACCGCGGAAAGAGCCGGGTTATGGTCTGACCGCACAAACAACCGTTCAACTGGGTGACTTTGTTGCACTGGGATTGCGGTGGAACTATTCCGATCCCAACTTCCGTAGATTTTCTGAGGCACGCGGGGTCCGGACCGGTGGTTACAGTCAAAATCTGGGGGCAGATATCCGGTTAAACCTTGATCGGATTCTGCCCCGTCAGTGGGGAATTTCAATTCCAGTAACTTACAATCGTACTCGTCAGACCAGTTTGCCTAAATATTCGCCGATCTGGCCGGATTTACGCCTTACCGGGGTGCAGCAGGAGTCCCGCTCCAGTGCCAGCCACAGTCAGGAAATTGTCCTCGGGAATTTTGTCAAGCAGAAGTCGGGGAACAAGATTCTAAACTATACTATTGAGGCGATGAACTTTTCTTGGCGCCGGCGCTGGGCGGGAAATCACAATTATCCATATTATGATTCCAGCAATTACACGGGCTGGCAGTGGGGTTATGGTATCAGACCGGAGTTAAAGATCCCGCTCGGAGGTGATAAGGAACTTTATCCGCTTCCCCGGGAGATCAGGCTGGGGGTTAACAGTGGCGCCCGCACCGATATCCGTTCAGACACCATTCGTGCCGATACAGCCCGGGGGAAAGGGGTCAGCAGTAACTTTGATATCAGTTTTTCTCCAGTGGAAGACCTGTCCATTGATTATGGCTGGGATTCAGAAAGAGATCTTCTCGTGAGTGCTCAGGATACTGCGTTGTTTCTCCGATTAGGTACTGAAGCCAGCCGAAGTGAAAACTTTGGTGTCGCTTATGAGATCGAAATTGGTGATGTCCTGACGCCGTCGATAGAATTTGATGGGGAATTTAATCAGGAGCGTCCCAAGACCGGCAGTAGATACGCTGACTATCGCAACCTGACTAATTCCGGCGAACTCACAATTGGAACAGCGTTCGATGTTGCGGAAATTTCTGAACGGCTTGAATCCAGAGAATCAAAGGGGCGACCAGCAATGCAGTCCCAGATTCGTTCCCCGCAAATGCGCGGCACAAGGCGCGGGATAGATACTTCTGGAGACAGTATTGCGTCCCAAGTTATTACCGACTCTACCAGTACAACCGCCGATTCGGGTTCAACCACAAAGTCAAGTGTTTCATCAATTAACATTGCGAAGTTTTTGCGGGGAATAACCAAATACTTCGAACCAGTGGAAATCAATTATTCCATTTCCCGATCCAGTGATTACCTCGGAATACAACAGGTGGCTCCCTGGCGATACCGGTTAGGTTTCAGCGATACCATTCCTCTTGATTCATTGACCGGACGGGTGAATCGCACTCGTGACTTAAATAACAGTCTGCGTTTCTCCGGCGGGATCGGATTCCGGGAGTTTTCAGCACGAGTGGGGTATGATTTAACCCGCAGCAGAACGCGGGCGATCCTTGGTGCCCATGCTGATCAGAATATCGTTTGGCCTCAGGTTGAATTGAACCTGGGCAAGGTGCATAATCTCTTTAAAACTTTAGCCACGGACTCCCGTCTTACGAGTAATTATCGCCGAGTTTCAAGTATGCGGGCGGAGCTGCTGCCGGTTGCAACCGGCGGAGAAACTCTGGCGGTGTTTGGTCGTGGAGAAACGCGGACGGCAGATTTTAATCCGCTGATTTCCTGGCAGACAACATGGAAAAAAAGGGTTTCCTCCAACATCGCATTTAATTACAGCCGGAGTTTAGCCATAACCTATTTGACTCCCAGTGGCATCGGCAGAAGCGAAATTGATACCCGGAATCAGGGAATAAATGGTTCTCTTTCCTATGCCTTCTCAGCACCGCAGGGATTGAAAATCCCATTTCTGAGAAATGTCCGCTTCTCTCAGGATGTAAGTTTAACCTGGCAGTTCCGCTACGGTCAGACTATCCGCCAACAGTCCGTCTGGAATGAAGCTGGCGAAGTCAATACTGTTCCCCAACAGCGGGACAACACCGCCTCAACATCGCTTGGTGCCTCGTATCGCTTTTCCCGCACAATTGAAGCCGGTCTTAATACCGGCTACAGTTATAGCAAGGGCATTACTGGTATCAGTAATGAGCGTGTGGACCTTAATATGTGGGTCCTTTTCAAATTCTAA